In the Mycolicibacterium thermoresistibile genome, one interval contains:
- a CDS encoding Rv0361 family membrane protein, with the protein MPYPEPAGSAYPGMLPPPVQYPGRRWRRVLTVLAVIGVVVGAGAAVVFATRGGSGRPGAGFTETAARAEIQRYLDALADGDDETVARHALCGMYDEVKQRRSDLEVATLNSDAFRKQYDRAEVTGIDKMVRLSVNQARVLFSMRVVPAGGTSAREPAETEVQGIAELLYQDNEILVCNYLVRTGSQY; encoded by the coding sequence GTGCCGTATCCGGAACCCGCGGGCTCGGCCTATCCGGGGATGCTGCCACCACCGGTGCAGTACCCCGGACGCCGGTGGCGCCGGGTGCTGACGGTGCTGGCGGTGATCGGGGTGGTGGTCGGTGCCGGAGCCGCGGTGGTGTTCGCCACCCGGGGCGGCTCGGGCCGGCCCGGCGCCGGATTCACCGAGACCGCGGCCAGGGCCGAGATCCAGCGGTATCTGGACGCGCTCGCCGACGGTGACGACGAGACGGTCGCCCGCCACGCCCTGTGCGGCATGTACGACGAGGTCAAGCAGCGGCGGTCGGATCTCGAGGTGGCCACCCTCAACAGCGACGCGTTCCGCAAACAGTACGACCGTGCCGAGGTGACCGGCATCGACAAGATGGTGCGGTTGTCGGTCAACCAGGCCCGGGTGTTGTTCAGCATGCGGGTCGTGCCGGCCGGCGGCACGAGCGCCCGGGAACCCGCCGAGACCGAGGTTCAGGGCATCGCCGAACTGCTGTACCAGGACAACGAGATCCTGGTGTGCAACTACCTGGTGCGCACCGGCAGTCAGTACTGA
- a CDS encoding HesB/IscA family protein, producing the protein MTVQDDSATGTKTHGVILTEAAASKAKALLDQEGRDDLALRIAVQPGGCAGLRYNLFFDDRQLDGDLTAEFGGVTLTVDRMSAPYVEGATIDFVDTIEKQGFTIDNPNATGSCACGDSFN; encoded by the coding sequence ATGACTGTTCAGGACGACTCGGCGACTGGCACCAAGACCCACGGCGTCATCCTGACCGAAGCGGCCGCGTCGAAGGCCAAGGCGCTGCTGGACCAGGAGGGCCGTGACGATCTGGCGCTGCGGATCGCCGTGCAACCGGGTGGCTGCGCCGGTCTGCGATACAACCTCTTCTTCGACGACCGTCAGCTCGACGGCGATCTCACCGCCGAATTCGGTGGTGTCACGCTGACCGTCGACCGGATGAGCGCCCCCTACGTGGAGGGCGCCACGATCGATTTCGTCGACACCATCGAGAAGCAGGGCTTCACGATCGACAACCCGAACGCCACCGGCTCCTGCGCCTGCGGCGACTCGTTCAACTGA
- a CDS encoding carbohydrate kinase family protein translates to MTIAVTGSIATDHLMRFPGKFSEQLLADHLQKVSLSFLVDDLVVHRGGVAGNMAYAIGRLGGSVALVGAAGPDFAEYRQWLESVNVDCGCVLLSETAYTARFVCTSDEDMAQIASFYPGAMSEARNISLADVVARIGTPELVIIGANDPEAMFRHTEECRELGLAFAADPSQQLARLSGEEIRRLINGATYLFTNDYEWDLLLTKTGWSEAQVMSQIGLRVTTLGPKGVDLVSSDGTFVHVGVVPEKERVDPTGIGDAFRAGFLTGRSAGLSLERSAQLASLVAVLVLEAPGPQEWVWDREDALRRLADAYGAEAAAEIAPALP, encoded by the coding sequence GTGACCATTGCGGTGACCGGTTCCATCGCCACCGACCATCTGATGCGGTTCCCGGGCAAGTTCTCCGAGCAGCTGCTGGCCGATCACCTGCAGAAGGTGTCGCTGAGCTTCCTCGTCGACGACCTGGTGGTGCACCGCGGCGGGGTGGCGGGCAACATGGCCTACGCGATCGGACGGCTGGGCGGCAGCGTCGCCCTGGTGGGCGCGGCCGGCCCCGATTTCGCCGAGTACCGGCAGTGGCTGGAGTCGGTCAACGTCGACTGCGGCTGTGTGCTGCTGTCCGAGACCGCCTACACCGCCCGGTTCGTCTGCACCAGCGATGAGGACATGGCCCAGATCGCGTCGTTCTACCCGGGCGCGATGTCGGAGGCGCGCAACATCTCGCTGGCCGACGTGGTGGCCCGGATCGGCACCCCGGAACTGGTGATCATCGGCGCCAACGATCCCGAGGCGATGTTCCGGCACACCGAGGAGTGCCGTGAGCTGGGGTTGGCGTTCGCGGCCGACCCGTCCCAGCAGCTGGCCCGGCTCAGCGGCGAGGAGATTCGCCGGCTGATCAACGGCGCCACCTACCTGTTCACCAACGACTACGAGTGGGATCTGCTGCTCACCAAGACCGGATGGTCCGAGGCCCAGGTGATGAGCCAGATCGGCCTGCGGGTGACCACGCTGGGCCCCAAGGGCGTCGATCTGGTCAGCTCCGACGGCACCTTCGTGCACGTCGGCGTGGTGCCCGAGAAGGAGCGGGTCGATCCCACCGGCATCGGCGACGCGTTCCGGGCGGGGTTCCTGACCGGGCGCAGCGCCGGCCTGAGCCTGGAACGCTCGGCGCAGCTGGCGTCGCTGGTGGCGGTCCTGGTGCTGGAGGCGCCCGGCCCGCAGGAGTGGGTGTGGGACCGCGAGGACGCCCTGCGCCGGCTCGCCGACGCCTACGGCGCCGAGGCCGCCGCGGAGATCGCCCCAGCCCTGCCCTGA
- a CDS encoding bifunctional adenosylcobinamide kinase/adenosylcobinamide-phosphate guanylyltransferase codes for MRILVLGGIRSGKSQWAETALADAVGDAPARYLATGRVPDADTDWAARVSAHRRRRPAHWSTCETTDVATQLRTYPDLPTMIDDVGGWLTATMDRHDAWSGGSVTADTDELVAAVADFRSTLLVVSPEVGLSVVPTTAVGRRFADALGTLNQRLARVCDRVVLVVAGQPVTVKEPV; via the coding sequence GTGCGCATCCTGGTGCTCGGCGGAATCCGATCGGGGAAGTCGCAGTGGGCGGAGACCGCACTGGCCGACGCGGTTGGTGACGCCCCGGCGCGCTATCTGGCCACCGGCCGCGTCCCCGACGCCGACACCGACTGGGCCGCGCGGGTGTCGGCGCACCGGCGACGCCGCCCCGCCCATTGGTCGACGTGCGAAACCACCGATGTGGCAACGCAGTTGCGAACGTATCCGGATCTGCCCACGATGATCGACGATGTGGGTGGGTGGCTCACCGCCACCATGGACCGGCACGACGCCTGGTCCGGCGGATCGGTGACCGCCGACACCGACGAACTCGTCGCGGCGGTGGCCGATTTCCGCTCCACCCTGCTGGTGGTGAGCCCGGAGGTCGGGCTCAGCGTGGTGCCGACCACCGCGGTCGGCCGGCGGTTCGCCGATGCGCTGGGCACGCTCAATCAGCGATTGGCCCGGGTGTGTGACCGGGTGGTGCTGGTCGTCGCCGGTCAACCGGTCACGGTCAAGGAGCCCGTGTGA
- a CDS encoding glycerate kinase family protein, protein MVGRQPDSAARHVLIAPDSFGGTLTAVRAAEAIAAGWRRGRPHDEITPAPQSDGGPGFVDVLATRLGEVRTTRVDGPLSAESSADVSADWLFDPADPATAYLECAQACGLTLLPRPPDPTTAEAAHSRGVGQLVAAALAAGARRLVIGLGGSSCTDGGRGMFEAFGTIADARAALADVELIAATDVEHPLLGPMGAARVFGPQKGADPATVARLEDRLAAWAVELARAAGRDVSAEPGAGAAGGLGAALLALGARRTSGAAVIAEHTGLADDIAAADLILTGEGRLDHQSVHGKVVSALAGAARSHRVPVVVLAGQVQLDAAAMRAAGIAAAHSLAEYAGSAQRAMSDAANQLTGLAEWVAAHWGGDGRTA, encoded by the coding sequence ATGGTGGGCCGGCAGCCGGACAGCGCGGCACGACACGTCCTGATCGCCCCCGACTCGTTCGGCGGCACCCTCACCGCGGTCCGGGCCGCGGAGGCGATCGCCGCCGGATGGCGCCGCGGCCGCCCCCACGACGAGATCACCCCCGCACCCCAATCCGACGGCGGTCCCGGCTTCGTCGACGTGCTCGCCACCCGGCTGGGGGAGGTGCGCACCACCCGGGTGGACGGCCCCCTGTCGGCCGAGTCGTCGGCCGATGTGTCCGCCGACTGGCTGTTCGACCCGGCCGATCCAGCCACCGCCTACCTGGAATGCGCCCAGGCCTGCGGGCTCACCCTGCTGCCGCGCCCGCCCGACCCGACCACGGCCGAGGCCGCGCACAGCCGTGGTGTCGGGCAACTCGTCGCCGCCGCGCTGGCCGCCGGCGCGCGGCGCCTCGTGATCGGCCTCGGCGGCAGCAGCTGCACCGACGGCGGCCGCGGCATGTTCGAGGCGTTCGGGACCATCGCCGACGCCCGCGCCGCGCTGGCCGACGTCGAACTGATCGCCGCCACCGATGTGGAGCATCCGCTGCTCGGGCCGATGGGTGCCGCGCGGGTGTTCGGCCCGCAGAAGGGCGCCGACCCGGCCACCGTGGCACGGCTCGAGGACCGGCTGGCCGCATGGGCGGTCGAACTCGCGCGGGCGGCCGGGCGCGACGTCAGCGCCGAACCCGGGGCCGGCGCCGCCGGGGGACTGGGCGCCGCCCTGCTGGCCCTCGGTGCGCGCCGCACCTCCGGTGCGGCGGTCATCGCCGAGCACACCGGGTTGGCCGACGACATCGCCGCGGCCGATCTGATCCTCACCGGCGAAGGCCGGCTCGACCATCAGTCGGTGCACGGCAAGGTGGTCAGCGCGCTGGCCGGCGCGGCCCGCTCCCACCGGGTCCCGGTGGTGGTGCTGGCCGGTCAGGTGCAGTTGGACGCCGCGGCGATGCGCGCCGCGGGCATCGCCGCGGCCCACTCGCTGGCCGAGTACGCCGGTTCGGCGCAGCGGGCGATGAGCGACGCGGCGAATCAGCTGACCGGACTGGCCGAGTGGGTCGCGGCACACTGGGGCGGCGACGGCCGGACGGCGTGA
- the cobT gene encoding nicotinate-nucleotide--dimethylbenzimidazole phosphoribosyltransferase: MSTVDIGPVEPPDEAAAAAARARQGELTKPAGSLGRLEDLSVWVASCQSLCPPRQFERARVVVFAGDHGVARAGVSAYPVEVTAQMMANFQTGGAAINVLAGVAGAGVRVVDMAVDVDEPLTEAIGRHKIRRGSGNIAVEDALTAEQTVAAVQAGRRIADEEVDAGADLLIAGDMGIGNTTAATALIGTLTDTEPVAVIGRGTGIDDTGWMRKTAAVRDAMFRARRAGSDPITLLRVCGGADLAAITGLLAQAAVRRTPVLLDGLVSAAAALLAEQLAPGARQWWQAGHRSTEPAHALALQRLELEPILDLGMRLGEGTGAAMALPVVRAAVAVLADMATFDEARVSTGP; the protein is encoded by the coding sequence GTGAGCACCGTGGACATCGGCCCGGTCGAGCCGCCCGACGAGGCGGCCGCCGCGGCGGCGCGGGCGCGCCAGGGTGAGCTGACCAAGCCGGCCGGATCGCTGGGCCGGCTGGAGGACCTGTCGGTGTGGGTGGCCTCCTGCCAGAGCCTTTGTCCGCCACGCCAATTCGAGCGCGCCCGGGTGGTGGTGTTCGCCGGCGACCACGGTGTCGCCCGGGCCGGGGTGTCCGCCTACCCGGTGGAGGTGACCGCCCAGATGATGGCGAACTTCCAGACCGGCGGCGCGGCGATCAATGTGCTGGCCGGGGTCGCCGGGGCGGGTGTGCGGGTGGTCGACATGGCCGTCGACGTCGACGAACCGCTCACCGAGGCAATCGGGCGGCACAAGATCCGCCGCGGCAGCGGCAACATCGCGGTCGAGGACGCCCTCACCGCCGAGCAGACCGTCGCGGCCGTGCAGGCCGGCCGGCGCATCGCCGACGAGGAGGTGGACGCCGGCGCCGATCTGCTCATCGCCGGTGACATGGGCATCGGAAACACCACGGCGGCAACGGCTCTGATCGGGACTCTGACCGACACCGAACCGGTGGCGGTGATCGGGCGGGGCACCGGGATCGACGACACCGGATGGATGCGTAAGACCGCCGCGGTGCGCGACGCGATGTTCCGGGCGCGCCGCGCCGGATCGGATCCGATCACGCTGCTGCGGGTGTGCGGCGGTGCGGATCTGGCGGCGATCACCGGTTTGTTGGCCCAGGCCGCGGTGCGCCGCACCCCGGTGCTGCTGGACGGTCTGGTCTCGGCGGCCGCGGCGCTGCTGGCCGAACAGCTCGCGCCCGGCGCGCGGCAGTGGTGGCAGGCGGGCCACCGCTCCACCGAACCCGCGCACGCGCTGGCGCTGCAGCGCCTCGAGCTGGAACCGATCCTGGATCTGGGGATGCGGCTCGGCGAGGGCACCGGGGCGGCGATGGCGTTGCCGGTGGTGCGGGCCGCGGTGGCCGTGCTGGCGGACATGGCCACCTTCGACGAGGCCCGGGTGAGCACCGGGCCGTGA
- a CDS encoding DUF3043 domain-containing protein, protein MNLLGRKKDNAQTTAGSTGADTAATTDPVSSGDSSDTGSGKTTRSERRRRKESRTTPPKGRPTPKRSESARRRGPVAPAPMTAAEARRRRKELRKSMSKEERKALRAERRAQLNERRERMMAGEEDFLLPRDKGPVRRYVRDIVDARRNVLGLFMPAALALIFVMLSVPSVEVQAAMSPAMLGLMVIMLIDAFVLGRKVNRMVDAKFPDNTETGWRLGFYAASRASQLRRMRAPRPQVERGAEIT, encoded by the coding sequence GTGAATCTGCTGGGCCGGAAGAAGGACAACGCACAGACGACCGCGGGATCGACGGGCGCCGACACCGCCGCCACCACCGATCCGGTGTCGTCCGGCGACTCGTCCGACACCGGCTCCGGAAAGACGACCCGGAGCGAACGCAGGCGTCGCAAGGAGTCCCGGACCACCCCGCCCAAGGGCCGTCCCACCCCGAAGCGTTCCGAGTCCGCCCGCCGGCGCGGCCCGGTGGCCCCGGCGCCGATGACCGCCGCGGAGGCCCGTCGCCGCCGCAAGGAACTGCGCAAGTCGATGAGCAAGGAGGAGCGCAAGGCGCTGCGGGCCGAGCGTCGCGCACAGCTCAACGAGCGGCGGGAACGGATGATGGCCGGCGAGGAGGACTTCCTGCTGCCGCGGGACAAGGGCCCGGTGCGGCGGTATGTCCGCGACATCGTCGACGCCCGGCGCAACGTGCTGGGCCTGTTCATGCCGGCCGCGCTGGCCCTGATCTTCGTGATGTTGTCGGTGCCCTCGGTCGAGGTGCAGGCGGCGATGTCACCGGCGATGCTCGGCCTGATGGTGATCATGCTGATCGACGCGTTCGTGCTGGGCCGCAAGGTCAACCGCATGGTCGACGCGAAGTTCCCGGACAACACCGAAACCGGTTGGCGGCTGGGCTTCTACGCGGCCAGCCGGGCCTCGCAGCTGCGCCGGATGCGGGCCCCGCGGCCGCAGGTGGAACGCGGCGCCGAGATCACCTGA